TCAGCCGCCTGTGGCCATCCGTGTTCACGCTGGCGACCATGGCCGGCAGCGTCGGCATGCTCGGCCTGGCGCTGCGCACGCTGCCGCTCGGCACCGCCTACGCCGTGTGGACCGGGATCGGCACCGTCGGCACCGCCGTGTTCGGCATGCTGATGCTGGGCGAGCCGGCCGGCGCCCTGCGCCTGCTGTCGATCGGGCTGATCGTGGCCGGCATCGTCGGCCTGAAGCTGCTCGCGCCGGCCTGAAGCGTCCTGCCGCGCCGCTCAGCGCGTGGCAAGCCAGCGCGTGCGGATGCGCTCCAGTTCGCCGTTCGCACTGAGCTTGTCGATGGCGGCGCCGAGCAGGCCCGCGAGGGCGGGATCGGCCTTGCGGCTGACCCAGAAATAGGACGGCTCGGCAGCCAGCACCGCCGGCAGCACCCGCAAGCGCGATCCGAGGCGCTCGCTGCGGATGTAATGCTGCAGCGCCATTTCGTTCACGTAAGCGAAACGCCCGTGGCCGGCCAGGATCTTGTTCAGGTTCACGCGGTTGTCGTCGGTGGCGTCGTCGACCTTGACGCCGGCCGCCTTCAGATGGTCGGTGAACGCCGAACCGCGCTGGCTGGTGACCAGCGCGCCCAGGCGCACCAGGTCCTGCAGGTCGCGCACCATGGCAGGGTCGCCGGCGCGCGCCGCCAGCAGGTGGCGGATCATGTACACCGGCTTACCGGTCGGCACCGCGATGGCGCGGCGCCGTTGCGTCGGGATCAGCCCGCAGGCGGCGTCCAGGCTGCCCGATTCCAGCCCCGCTTCGATGCCAGGCAGCGAGCGGCTGCGGCGGTAGCCGGTGAAATGCAGGCGCGGTTCGATGCGCTCGATCGCGGCCATGACGTCCGGGCAGATGCCGGTGACGCGTTCGGGTTGCGCCACCCATTTCGGCGCGATGGTTTCCTGCGCGGCGACGCGCACGTCCATCCCCCATGCGCCGGCGCAGGCCGCCAGCCCGGTGGCGAGCGCCAGCAGGCGCAGGGCGCGCCGCGCCCTCGTTGCTTCAGTCTTCATTGTAATCGTTGTCGTTCCTGGACAGGCATCGCCATTTTCGCACGAAGCGCCCCCCTGCCGCGCGCCGATCAATTGACCTGAAAACTTTGCTCCTGAAGGGGAGGTGACGCACGTTTGATCCGTTCGGCATGGCGCCCGTGCCGGCTGCCTAAACTCGGTGGCGAACCGGGGCCGGAGCGCCCCATCCGCATACCAGGGGACATCGATGATCTTGTTGACGGGAGTGGCCGGCTTCATCGGCATGCACATGGCGCGGCGCCTGCTCGCCGAAGGGCATGAAGTGGTCGGCATCGACCATCTCGGACCCGGCTTCCCGCCGGTTGCCGCATCCGGGCTGAAGGAGCGGCGCCTGGCCGAGATCGGCGACGCGCCGGGCTTCCGCTTCCACCGCGTCGACGTCACCGATGGCGGCGCCCTGGAGGGCCTGTTCCGCGCCCACCGTTTCGAGACGGTCATTCACCTGGCCGCCCGGACCGGGGTCCGGCAATCCTCTGCGCAGCCGATCGAATGCGTGACCAGCAATGTGGTGGGCCTGGCCAACGTGCTCGAGTGCAGCCGCCGCCACGGCGCCGGACACGTCCTCTACGCCAGCAGTTCCAGTACCTACGGCGCGAGCCGGCGCCTGCCCTTCGACGAGCACGACCCGGCCGGCCACCCGGTCAGCGTGTACGCCGCCACCAAGCGCAGCGGCGAGCTGCTGGCGCACAGCTACAGCCACCTGTACGGCCTGCCGACCACCGGCCTGCGCTTCTTCACCGTCTACGGACCCTGGGGCCGCCCCGACATGGCGCCGATGCTGTTCGCGAACGCGATCGCCGCCGGCCTGCCCATCGAGGTCTACAACGGCGGCCGCATGCTGCGCGACTTCACCTATGTCGACGATGTGGTCGAATCGGTGCTGCGGCTGGCGGCGCGCCCGGCCGAGCCCGACCCCGGCTTCGATCCGGCGCATCCGGACCCGGCCGCCAGCCATGCGCCGTTCCGGATCTATAACGTCGGCAACCAGCAGCCGGTGGAACTGTCGGCCTTCATCGACGCTCTCGAGGATGCGCTCGGGCGCAGCGCCGAACGGCTGGCGCGGCCGATGCCGCAGGCCGACATGGCGGCCACCTGCGCCGACACCCGCGCCCTGCGCCAGGCGATCGGCTGGACCCCGGCCACGCCGCTGCGCACCGGCATCGGACGCTTCGTCGAGTGGTTCCAGCGCCATGGGGACTGCCATGCATAGCCTGTCCCTGGTCGTGCCGATGCACGACGAGGAAGAAAATGTGCTGCCGCTGGCGACCCAGGTGCAGGCGGCGATGGCGGCCTGTCCCTGGCCCTGGCAACTGATCCTGGTGGACGACGGCAGCCGGGACCGCACCGCCGATCGGATCCGCGAAGCCGTGGCCGCCAGCCCCGGGCACCTGGCGGCCGTGATCCTGCGCCGCAACTTCGGCCAGACTGCCGCCATGCAGGCCGGCATCGACGCTGCCCGCGGCAGCGTGATCGCGACCATGGACGGCGACCTGCAGAACAACCCGCACGACATCGTGCGCATGGTGCGCCGCCTGCTCGACGAAGATCTCGACCTGCTGGTCGGCTGGCGCCGCGAGCGCAAGGACAGCTTCTGGCTGCGCAAGCTGCCCTCGAGGCTGGCGAACCGCCTGATCGTCGCCGTCACCGGCGTGCGCCTGCACGATTACGGCTGTTCGCTGAAGGTCTACCGCAGCTCGGTGCTGCGCGAAGTCAGGCTGTACGGCGAGATGCACCGTTTCATCCCGACCTGGATGGCGACCGTGACCTCGCCCGAGCGCATCCGCGAAGAGGAGGTCAGCCACTTCCCGCGCATCCACGGGCGCTCCAAGTACGGGCTGTCGCGCACCTTCAAGGTCCTGCTCGACCTGCTCTCGATGTATTTCTTCGTGCGCTTCCGCGCCAGCCCCGGTCATTTCTTCGGACGCATCGGCCTGGCCTGCGCCTTCGCCGGAATGGCGGCGCTGGCCTGGCTGGCCTGGCTGAAGCTGGTGGAAGGCGAGCCCATCGCGAGCCGCCCCTTGCTGCTGCTGGCGGTGCTGCTGGTGGTGATCGGCGTGCAGTTCGTCTGCACCGGCATCGTCACCGAAGTGCTGGCGCGAACCTACTTCGAGGTCGGCGCCGCCCGTACTTACCTGGTGCGCGAAACCTTCGGCGACCCGGGCGGCTTCGGCGCGGACGGCAGCGATGCCCGCAGCGGCGAGGGCCCGCGCGCAGGCGCGGCACGGCAGCCATGAAGGGCGGTCCGGCCAGGCAGGGTGCTTCGTTCCCGCCGCCCCGGCTGCCGGCCCCGGCAGACACGCAGGCGGCGCCGCTTGTGCGTTTGCGTCCGCGTTTGCGTCCGCTCATGGCGCCGCTGGCGCTGCTCGGCGCGCTGTTCGTCGGCCTGTTCTTCCGGCTCGGCGGCATTCCCCTGTTCGACGTCGACGAGGGCGCCTTCGGCGAAGCCACGCGCGAGATGCTCGAACGCGGCGACTATGTCTCGACCTGGCTGAACGGCCAGCCGCGCTACGACAAGCCGATCCTGATCTACTGGCTGCAGGCG
This window of the Massilia sp. WG5 genome carries:
- the sugE gene encoding quaternary ammonium compound efflux SMR transporter SugE, whose product is MSWAYLVIAGLLEVAWAVGLKYTAGFSRLWPSVFTLATMAGSVGMLGLALRTLPLGTAYAVWTGIGTVGTAVFGMLMLGEPAGALRLLSIGLIVAGIVGLKLLAPA
- a CDS encoding ABC transporter substrate-binding protein, whose protein sequence is MKTEATRARRALRLLALATGLAACAGAWGMDVRVAAQETIAPKWVAQPERVTGICPDVMAAIERIEPRLHFTGYRRSRSLPGIEAGLESGSLDAACGLIPTQRRRAIAVPTGKPVYMIRHLLAARAGDPAMVRDLQDLVRLGALVTSQRGSAFTDHLKAAGVKVDDATDDNRVNLNKILAGHGRFAYVNEMALQHYIRSERLGSRLRVLPAVLAAEPSYFWVSRKADPALAGLLGAAIDKLSANGELERIRTRWLATR
- a CDS encoding NAD-dependent epimerase/dehydratase family protein, coding for MILLTGVAGFIGMHMARRLLAEGHEVVGIDHLGPGFPPVAASGLKERRLAEIGDAPGFRFHRVDVTDGGALEGLFRAHRFETVIHLAARTGVRQSSAQPIECVTSNVVGLANVLECSRRHGAGHVLYASSSSTYGASRRLPFDEHDPAGHPVSVYAATKRSGELLAHSYSHLYGLPTTGLRFFTVYGPWGRPDMAPMLFANAIAAGLPIEVYNGGRMLRDFTYVDDVVESVLRLAARPAEPDPGFDPAHPDPAASHAPFRIYNVGNQQPVELSAFIDALEDALGRSAERLARPMPQADMAATCADTRALRQAIGWTPATPLRTGIGRFVEWFQRHGDCHA
- a CDS encoding glycosyltransferase family 2 protein, with amino-acid sequence MHSLSLVVPMHDEEENVLPLATQVQAAMAACPWPWQLILVDDGSRDRTADRIREAVAASPGHLAAVILRRNFGQTAAMQAGIDAARGSVIATMDGDLQNNPHDIVRMVRRLLDEDLDLLVGWRRERKDSFWLRKLPSRLANRLIVAVTGVRLHDYGCSLKVYRSSVLREVRLYGEMHRFIPTWMATVTSPERIREEEVSHFPRIHGRSKYGLSRTFKVLLDLLSMYFFVRFRASPGHFFGRIGLACAFAGMAALAWLAWLKLVEGEPIASRPLLLLAVLLVVIGVQFVCTGIVTEVLARTYFEVGAARTYLVRETFGDPGGFGADGSDARSGEGPRAGAARQP